Proteins from one Mycobacterium sp. HUMS_12744610 genomic window:
- the prrA gene encoding two-component system response regulator PrrA, which yields MVGMDTGATSPRVLVVDDDSDVLASLERGLRLSGFEVSTAVDGAEALRSATETRPDAIVLDINMPVLDGVSVVTALRAMDNDVPVCVLSARSSVDDRVAGLEAGADDYLVKPFVLAELVARVKALLRRRGATATSSSETITVGPLEVDIPGRRARVNGVDVDLTKREFDLLAVLAEHKTAVLSRAQLLELVWGYDFAADTNVVDVFIGYLRRKLEANGGPRLLHTVRGVGFVLRMQ from the coding sequence ATGGTCGGCATGGACACTGGTGCGACCTCGCCTCGGGTTTTGGTCGTCGACGACGACTCCGACGTGCTTGCCTCGTTGGAACGCGGTCTGCGCCTGTCCGGCTTCGAGGTGTCGACGGCGGTCGACGGCGCCGAGGCCTTGCGCAGCGCCACCGAGACGCGCCCCGACGCGATCGTGCTCGACATCAACATGCCCGTCTTGGACGGGGTCAGCGTGGTGACCGCGCTGCGCGCCATGGACAACGACGTGCCGGTCTGCGTGCTGTCCGCCCGCAGCTCCGTCGACGACCGGGTGGCGGGCCTGGAAGCCGGCGCCGACGACTACCTGGTCAAACCGTTCGTGCTGGCCGAGCTGGTGGCGCGGGTCAAGGCGCTGCTGCGACGTCGCGGCGCGACCGCGACGTCGTCGTCGGAAACCATCACCGTGGGTCCGCTGGAAGTCGACATCCCCGGCCGGCGGGCCCGGGTCAACGGCGTCGACGTCGACCTGACCAAGCGGGAGTTCGACCTGTTGGCGGTGCTGGCCGAGCACAAGACCGCGGTGCTGTCGCGCGCCCAGCTGCTGGAGCTGGTGTGGGGTTACGACTTCGCCGCCGACACCAACGTCGTCGACGTGTTCATCGGGTATCTGCGCCGCAAGCTGGAGGCCAACGGCGGCCCCCGCCTGCTGCACACCGTTCGCGGGGTCGGGTTCGTGCTGCGTATGCAGTGA
- a CDS encoding MFS transporter, translating to MPYTLVPAPKTSARARRALEAVNFSMADMEAGMGPFLGVLLAGRGWATGAIGAVITIGAIVGMAAVAPAGALVDATRHKRACVILAGSAAVAAAAVILTAHNFWVIAAAQATMCVSGATIAPALIGITLGVVGQDGFAKQFGRNQAYNHAGNMAGAGIGGLLGLAFGYVGVFGLAAMFAVATIAAVLAIPPGHIEHHIARGEARSDDETPVKAMRVLAGSRPLLVLAAALVLFHLANAAMLPLYGLAVVAKQANPFTTVASTVVVAQAVMVPAALISTRIAQTRGYWPAILIAFAALPVRGLLAANVITTWGVVPVQILDGIGAGMLSVAVPGLVARILDGTGHINAGQGVIMAAQGLGGALSPLLGGVAAQHLGFPFAFAMLGGLSVGSVIIWLGFAATLRSIDRRMVAGQSV from the coding sequence ATGCCGTACACCCTTGTCCCGGCTCCGAAGACCAGTGCCCGGGCTCGTCGCGCCCTGGAAGCGGTGAATTTCAGCATGGCCGACATGGAGGCCGGCATGGGCCCTTTCCTGGGTGTTCTGCTGGCCGGCCGTGGGTGGGCCACTGGCGCCATCGGTGCAGTGATCACCATCGGTGCGATTGTCGGAATGGCCGCCGTCGCACCCGCAGGGGCGTTGGTAGACGCCACGCGGCACAAGCGAGCATGCGTCATCCTGGCCGGTTCAGCCGCCGTTGCAGCTGCGGCGGTGATCCTGACGGCGCACAATTTCTGGGTTATCGCCGCCGCCCAGGCCACCATGTGCGTCTCGGGTGCCACAATCGCCCCCGCACTGATCGGCATCACGCTGGGCGTCGTGGGCCAGGACGGTTTTGCGAAGCAATTCGGTCGCAACCAGGCCTACAACCATGCGGGCAACATGGCGGGAGCGGGCATCGGCGGCCTACTCGGTTTGGCGTTCGGATACGTTGGCGTTTTCGGGCTGGCTGCGATGTTCGCCGTGGCGACGATCGCGGCGGTACTGGCCATTCCTCCCGGCCACATCGAACACCACATTGCCCGCGGGGAGGCGCGCAGCGACGACGAAACTCCGGTAAAGGCTATGCGGGTCCTCGCGGGGTCGCGCCCTCTGTTGGTGTTGGCCGCCGCGTTGGTGCTGTTCCATCTGGCAAATGCCGCCATGCTGCCGCTATACGGGCTTGCCGTGGTCGCCAAGCAGGCCAACCCGTTCACCACCGTGGCGAGCACGGTCGTCGTCGCCCAGGCGGTGATGGTTCCGGCCGCGCTTATCTCGACGCGGATCGCCCAGACGCGTGGCTACTGGCCGGCCATCTTGATCGCATTCGCCGCCCTACCAGTTCGAGGCCTGCTCGCCGCGAACGTCATAACGACCTGGGGGGTGGTCCCGGTGCAAATACTGGACGGTATCGGTGCAGGCATGCTGTCGGTGGCGGTGCCCGGACTGGTGGCCCGCATTCTCGACGGCACCGGCCACATCAATGCCGGTCAGGGTGTCATCATGGCAGCGCAGGGCCTCGGCGGCGCGCTCAGTCCACTGCTAGGCGGCGTCGCGGCCCAACACCTCGGGTTCCCGTTCGCATTCGCCATGCTCGGCGGATTGTCCGTGGGATCAGTGATCATCTGGCTGGGATTCGCCGCGACCCTGCGCTCGATCGACCGCCGCATGGTCGCCGGACAGTCGGTGTAG
- a CDS encoding glycosyltransferase family 4 protein, whose product MRGADFVFPSEVSDSGRPLRIVLVAPPYFDVPPHGYGGVEAVVADLADTLVDRGHQVTLLGAGEPGTTAHFIPLWDRTMHDRLGEPYPEVMHALKVRSAITRIVAAQGVDIVHDHTFAGPINAPVYHALGVPTVVTVHGPIDDDLHPYYRELSGDVGLVAISDRQRALAPDLNWIGRVHNALRLDDWPFETEKADYALFLGRYAPYKGAHLALEAAHAAGLPLVLAGKCNEPAEKQYFEDCVRPLLTADDHVFGEADGVSKRKLLAGARCLLFPIQWEEPFGIVMIEAMACGTPVVALRGGAVPEVVVDGVTGVVCDVVDDLPAAIERARSIDSLACRHHVAKNFEVTQFGAAYERIYRKVLRHQASARRVPGWRSVETLELPVADARRKVSA is encoded by the coding sequence ATGCGCGGTGCCGATTTCGTCTTTCCGTCCGAAGTCTCGGACTCCGGCCGTCCCCTGCGGATCGTCCTCGTCGCTCCGCCCTATTTCGACGTTCCGCCGCACGGCTACGGCGGTGTCGAGGCCGTCGTAGCGGACCTGGCCGACACGCTCGTAGATCGCGGGCACCAGGTCACCTTGCTCGGCGCCGGAGAACCCGGCACGACAGCGCACTTCATCCCGTTGTGGGATCGCACCATGCACGACCGGCTGGGCGAGCCGTATCCGGAGGTGATGCACGCTCTGAAGGTGCGCAGTGCCATCACCCGGATCGTCGCTGCCCAGGGTGTCGACATCGTGCACGACCACACCTTCGCCGGCCCGATCAACGCACCGGTCTACCACGCGCTCGGGGTGCCGACGGTAGTGACGGTGCACGGTCCCATCGACGACGATCTGCATCCTTACTACCGGGAGCTCAGCGGCGATGTCGGGCTGGTGGCGATCAGCGACAGGCAGCGAGCCCTGGCCCCGGACCTGAACTGGATCGGCCGAGTGCACAACGCGCTGAGGTTGGACGATTGGCCGTTCGAGACCGAAAAAGCCGACTACGCTCTCTTCCTCGGCAGGTACGCTCCTTACAAGGGTGCGCACTTGGCTCTGGAGGCGGCGCACGCGGCAGGTCTTCCCTTGGTGTTGGCCGGCAAGTGCAACGAGCCGGCGGAAAAGCAGTACTTCGAGGACTGCGTACGGCCGCTGCTCACCGCGGACGACCACGTGTTCGGTGAGGCTGACGGTGTGAGCAAGCGGAAGCTGTTGGCCGGGGCCCGTTGTCTGCTGTTCCCCATCCAATGGGAAGAGCCGTTCGGGATCGTGATGATCGAAGCAATGGCGTGCGGCACGCCCGTCGTCGCGTTGCGTGGAGGGGCCGTCCCAGAGGTGGTCGTGGACGGTGTGACGGGCGTGGTGTGTGATGTGGTCGATGATCTGCCCGCTGCGATCGAACGGGCGCGGTCGATCGATTCGCTCGCTTGCCGGCATCACGTTGCTAAGAACTTCGAAGTCACGCAGTTCGGCGCTGCCTACGAGCGGATTTACCGAAAGGTGCTGCGACACCAGGCATCAGCTCGTCGTGTGCCGGGCTGGCGGTCGGTAGAAACCCTTGAGCTCCCGGTAGCCGATGCCAGACGGAAAGTGAGCGCATGA
- a CDS encoding glycogen debranching N-terminal domain-containing protein → MTGPAAFNTGAPAAIGLGSDTVTLLEGGTFCLSDRHGDVLVGGSHGLFFRDARVLSRWELRVDGQVAESLSVESTEAFAAQFISRRAPRSGLVDSTLLVVRERLVGDGLRETISLHNLDKETTVVSLELHVDADFADLFAVKEGRALVGAAEMTVTDGELLLRERGDRVRGVAVTATGGAVVLPASLNWRAVVPPGKCWRTEIVVQPTWAEHKISTRFRRGEDVESTAPARKIEAWRDTATTVETNNPALAQVLRQTESDLGALLIHDEHNRGDDGRDRVFVAAGAPWFMTLFGRDSLLTAWMALPLDVGLSIGTLQRLAALQGRHVDLVTEEQPGRIMHEIRRGPASSDVLGGNVYYGAVDATPLFVMLLAESWRWGADEASVRSLLPAADAALWAERYGDRDGDCFIEYQRATDRGLINQGWKDSFNGVNDAVGRLAEPPVALCEVQAYLYAALMSGAELVDAFGDAAKAAQLRKRAQKLRADFAEAFWLPDKGWYAVALDGAKRPVDALTSNVGHCLWTGIATDEHAAAVIERLSGPEMDSGFGLRTLATTMGAYNPMSYHNGSVWPHDTAIVVAGLLRYRHVPGAVALAERLATGLLDAATAFGGRLPELFCGFDRSQFAAPVPYPTSCSPQAWASAAPLLLLRSFLGLEPHVPHRVLTVSPQLPSTWGTIALTNLRLGNATVHIEAEGETVTADGLGEDWRLVTSAT, encoded by the coding sequence ATGACGGGGCCGGCGGCGTTCAACACCGGAGCTCCAGCCGCGATCGGTCTCGGCAGCGACACGGTGACACTGCTCGAAGGCGGAACGTTCTGCCTATCCGACCGCCACGGCGACGTCCTGGTAGGCGGTTCGCACGGGTTGTTTTTCCGGGATGCGCGGGTGTTATCACGGTGGGAGTTGCGCGTGGACGGTCAGGTCGCCGAGTCTTTATCCGTCGAATCGACGGAAGCATTCGCTGCGCAGTTTATTTCGCGTCGGGCTCCACGTTCGGGATTGGTGGACAGCACGTTGCTCGTGGTGCGCGAGCGGTTGGTCGGCGATGGGCTGCGGGAGACCATTTCGCTGCACAACCTCGACAAGGAGACGACGGTTGTGTCACTCGAACTGCACGTCGATGCCGACTTCGCCGACCTGTTCGCCGTCAAGGAGGGGCGGGCGCTGGTGGGTGCAGCGGAAATGACGGTCACTGACGGGGAACTCTTGTTGCGCGAGCGGGGCGATCGGGTGCGTGGCGTGGCGGTGACCGCAACCGGTGGCGCGGTGGTGTTGCCCGCGTCGCTGAATTGGCGTGCCGTCGTGCCCCCAGGAAAATGCTGGCGGACGGAAATCGTGGTTCAGCCGACATGGGCGGAACACAAGATCAGCACTCGTTTTCGCCGCGGCGAAGATGTCGAGTCGACCGCCCCGGCGCGCAAGATCGAGGCGTGGCGCGACACCGCGACTACGGTCGAGACGAACAATCCGGCGTTAGCGCAGGTGTTGCGTCAAACCGAAAGCGACCTCGGCGCCTTGCTCATTCACGACGAGCACAACCGCGGCGACGACGGCCGCGACCGGGTGTTCGTCGCGGCCGGGGCGCCGTGGTTCATGACGTTGTTCGGTCGGGACAGCTTGCTGACCGCCTGGATGGCGTTGCCGCTGGACGTGGGACTTTCGATCGGCACACTACAGCGACTGGCAGCATTGCAAGGACGGCACGTCGACCTGGTCACGGAGGAACAACCAGGCCGGATCATGCATGAAATCCGGCGCGGTCCGGCCAGCTCCGACGTTTTGGGTGGCAACGTCTATTACGGCGCGGTCGATGCCACCCCGCTGTTCGTGATGCTACTTGCCGAATCATGGCGTTGGGGTGCCGACGAAGCGTCGGTACGGTCGCTGCTACCCGCCGCCGACGCGGCATTGTGGGCGGAACGCTATGGCGACCGTGATGGCGACTGTTTTATCGAGTACCAGCGCGCCACCGACCGGGGGTTGATCAACCAGGGTTGGAAGGACAGCTTCAATGGCGTCAACGACGCCGTCGGCCGCCTGGCCGAACCTCCCGTTGCGTTGTGCGAAGTTCAGGCCTACTTGTATGCGGCCCTCATGTCGGGAGCGGAGCTCGTCGATGCGTTCGGCGACGCCGCCAAAGCGGCACAGCTACGGAAGCGTGCCCAGAAACTGAGGGCCGACTTCGCCGAGGCCTTCTGGCTGCCGGATAAAGGCTGGTATGCGGTTGCGCTCGACGGTGCTAAGCGTCCGGTCGATGCATTGACCAGCAATGTCGGTCATTGTCTGTGGACTGGGATTGCCACGGATGAGCACGCTGCGGCCGTCATCGAGCGGCTGTCCGGTCCCGAGATGGACTCCGGGTTCGGATTACGCACGCTGGCGACCACTATGGGCGCGTACAACCCGATGAGCTACCACAACGGCTCCGTGTGGCCGCATGACACGGCCATCGTCGTAGCCGGTTTGCTGCGCTACCGGCATGTGCCAGGCGCAGTAGCGCTGGCCGAACGCCTCGCCACCGGCCTCCTTGATGCGGCAACAGCATTCGGGGGGCGCCTCCCCGAGCTGTTCTGCGGGTTTGACCGTTCACAGTTCGCTGCGCCGGTGCCCTATCCCACCTCCTGCTCACCCCAAGCGTGGGCCAGCGCGGCGCCGTTGCTCCTCCTCCGGTCGTTTCTGGGGCTTGAACCGCATGTGCCACATCGCGTCCTCACCGTGTCCCCTCAGCTGCCGTCCACGTGGGGCACGATCGCGCTGACCAATTTGCGACTCGGCAACGCGACGGTTCACATCGAGGCCGAGGGCGAGACCGTCACGGCGGACGGCCTGGGCGAGGACTGGCGGCTTGTGACCTCTGCGACATGA
- a CDS encoding carboxyl transferase domain-containing protein: protein MSRITAGQLRDAVLDEGSFLSWDGAPPPLPLSESYERELAEARAATGLDESVLTGEGRIYGRRVAVIVCEFGFLGGSIGVAAAERITAAVERATAERLPLLASPSSGGTRMQEGTVAFLQMVKIAAAVTLHKRAHLPYLVYLRHPTTGGVFASWGSLGHVTIAEPGALIGFLGPRVYELLYDEPFPEGVQTAENLQRYGVLDGVVALDELRRTLDRALTVIADPAEPLPDPPPARPIADVPAWDSVMASRRPDRPGVRFLLRHGASDVVLLSGTGYGEAATTLLALARFAGQPAVVLGQQRVTGGLVGPAALREARRGMALAAELRLPLVLVIDTAGPALSAEAEQDGLAAQIAQCLAELVTLDTPTVSVLLGQGSGGPALAMVPADRVLAALHGWLAPLPPEGASAIVFRDTAHAAELAAIQGIRSAELLAAGIVDVVVPEEPDAADEPAEFSQRMSQAIAAELHALRNVPDGERLAARLRRYRRIGLP from the coding sequence GTGAGTCGTATCACGGCCGGTCAACTCCGGGACGCGGTGCTGGACGAGGGATCCTTTCTCAGCTGGGACGGTGCGCCGCCACCGTTGCCGCTCAGCGAGTCCTACGAGCGGGAACTGGCCGAGGCGCGGGCCGCCACCGGTCTGGACGAATCGGTGCTCACCGGCGAGGGCCGGATCTACGGGCGCCGGGTGGCGGTGATCGTCTGCGAGTTCGGCTTCCTGGGCGGCTCGATCGGGGTGGCCGCGGCCGAACGGATCACCGCCGCGGTCGAGCGGGCCACCGCCGAGCGGCTGCCGCTGCTGGCCTCGCCGAGTTCCGGCGGCACCCGTATGCAGGAGGGCACCGTCGCGTTCCTGCAGATGGTGAAAATCGCGGCCGCGGTGACGCTGCACAAGCGGGCGCACCTGCCCTACCTGGTCTACCTGCGCCACCCGACCACGGGCGGGGTGTTCGCTTCGTGGGGATCGCTGGGCCATGTCACGATCGCCGAGCCGGGCGCCCTGATCGGCTTTCTGGGTCCGCGCGTCTACGAGTTGCTGTACGACGAACCCTTCCCGGAAGGCGTGCAAACCGCGGAGAACCTGCAACGCTACGGAGTCCTCGACGGTGTCGTCGCCCTCGACGAGCTGCGCCGGACGCTGGACCGCGCGCTGACGGTCATCGCCGACCCCGCGGAACCGCTGCCGGATCCGCCACCGGCGCGACCGATCGCCGACGTGCCGGCGTGGGATTCGGTGATGGCTTCCCGGCGACCGGACCGGCCGGGCGTCAGGTTCCTGTTGCGGCACGGCGCGAGTGACGTGGTGCTGTTGTCGGGCACCGGTTACGGCGAGGCGGCGACCACCCTGCTGGCGCTGGCGCGATTCGCCGGCCAGCCCGCGGTGGTGCTGGGCCAACAACGGGTGACTGGCGGTCTGGTCGGGCCGGCCGCGTTGCGCGAGGCCCGGCGCGGCATGGCGCTGGCCGCCGAATTGCGCCTGCCCCTGGTGCTGGTGATCGACACGGCCGGGCCCGCGTTGTCGGCCGAGGCCGAGCAGGACGGGCTGGCCGCCCAGATCGCCCAGTGCCTGGCCGAGCTGGTGACGCTGGACACCCCGACGGTGTCGGTGCTGCTCGGGCAGGGCAGCGGCGGGCCGGCGCTGGCGATGGTCCCCGCCGACCGCGTGCTGGCCGCGCTGCACGGCTGGCTCGCGCCGTTGCCACCCGAGGGGGCCAGCGCGATCGTCTTCCGGGACACCGCACACGCGGCCGAGCTCGCCGCGATCCAGGGCATCCGCTCGGCCGAGTTGCTGGCCGCCGGGATCGTCGACGTCGTGGTGCCCGAGGAGCCCGACGCCGCCGACGAACCGGCCGAGTTCAGCCAGCGAATGTCGCAGGCCATCGCCGCCGAGCTGCACGCGTTGCGGAACGTGCCGGACGGCGAGAGGCTGGCCGCGCGGCTGCGACGCTACCGGCGCATCGGCTTGCCCTGA
- a CDS encoding enoyl-CoA hydratase yields the protein MIGVTQAGAVLTIELQRPERRNALNSQLVEELRETFQKAGDGTVRAIVLTGQGTAFCAGADLSGDAFAADYPDRLIELHRLMDATLIPVIGAVNGPAIGAGLQLAMRCDLRVVAPEAFFQFPTSKYGLALDNWSIRRLASLVGHGRASAMLLTAEKLTAETALQTGMANRIGTLSDAQAWADEIAGLAPLAIQHAKRVLNDDGAMDDQLPIHKELFDKAWASKDVVEAQVARIEKRPPNFTGA from the coding sequence ATGATCGGTGTCACCCAGGCCGGGGCCGTTTTGACCATTGAGCTGCAACGACCCGAGCGTCGCAACGCCCTGAACTCCCAGCTCGTCGAGGAGTTGCGGGAGACTTTCCAGAAGGCCGGCGACGGGACGGTCCGGGCGATCGTGCTGACCGGCCAGGGCACCGCGTTCTGCGCCGGCGCCGACCTGAGCGGTGACGCCTTCGCGGCCGACTACCCTGACCGGCTCATCGAACTGCACCGGTTGATGGACGCCACCCTGATCCCGGTGATCGGCGCCGTCAACGGCCCCGCCATCGGCGCGGGACTGCAGCTGGCCATGCGCTGTGACCTGCGGGTGGTCGCACCTGAGGCGTTCTTCCAGTTCCCGACGTCGAAGTACGGTCTGGCCCTGGACAATTGGAGCATCCGCCGACTGGCCTCGCTGGTCGGCCACGGCCGGGCCAGCGCGATGCTGCTGACCGCGGAGAAGCTGACCGCCGAGACGGCGCTGCAGACCGGGATGGCCAACCGCATCGGTACTCTCTCCGACGCCCAGGCGTGGGCCGACGAGATCGCCGGCCTGGCCCCGCTGGCCATCCAGCACGCCAAGCGGGTGCTCAACGACGACGGAGCCATGGACGATCAGCTGCCGATCCACAAGGAGCTTTTCGACAAGGCGTGGGCGAGCAAGGACGTCGTCGAGGCCCAGGTCGCCCGCATCGAGAAGCGGCCGCCCAACTTCACGGGCGCCTGA
- a CDS encoding MBL fold metallo-hydrolase, with protein MVRGALRLAAGTASVAAGGWVVRALHGAPMALGADPASIRAVAERSPHYRDGVFVNLDPVSMFTVDREELRLIAWELVAGRARSRPPASIPLSAPGIFDSDPGRLAASWFGHSTALLEIDGYRVLTDPVWSRRCSPSDVVGPERLHPPPVQLEALPALDAVVISHDHYDHLDIDTVMTLARTQRAPFFVPLGVGAHLRAWGVPEHRVVELDWHQSARVDELTLVCAPARHFSGRFLDRNTTLWASWAMVGPRHRAYFGGDTGYTASFARIGADHGPFDLTLLPIGAYNRAWPDIHMNPEEAVRAHLDMTAAGSGLLVPVHWGTFRLAPHPWAEPVERLLEAAEAAGVEVAVPVPGERVGPAGRTSADAWWRL; from the coding sequence ATGGTGCGGGGGGCGCTGCGGCTGGCCGCCGGCACGGCCTCGGTGGCCGCCGGGGGCTGGGTGGTTCGCGCGCTGCACGGCGCGCCGATGGCGCTGGGCGCGGACCCCGCGTCGATCCGGGCGGTGGCAGAGCGCTCGCCACACTACCGTGACGGCGTCTTCGTCAACCTGGACCCGGTGTCGATGTTCACCGTGGACCGCGAGGAGCTGAGGCTCATCGCCTGGGAGCTAGTGGCCGGGCGCGCCAGAAGCCGCCCGCCGGCCTCGATCCCGCTGAGTGCGCCCGGGATCTTCGACAGCGACCCCGGCCGGCTGGCCGCGAGCTGGTTCGGTCACTCCACCGCGCTGCTGGAGATCGACGGCTACCGGGTGCTGACGGATCCGGTGTGGAGCCGGCGGTGCTCACCGTCGGACGTGGTCGGCCCGGAGCGGCTGCATCCGCCGCCCGTGCAGCTGGAGGCGCTGCCCGCCCTCGACGCCGTGGTGATCAGTCACGACCACTACGACCACCTCGACATCGACACGGTCATGACGCTGGCCCGCACGCAACGGGCCCCGTTCTTCGTGCCGCTGGGGGTGGGCGCTCACCTGCGCGCGTGGGGCGTACCCGAGCACCGTGTCGTCGAACTCGACTGGCACCAGAGCGCCCGGGTCGACGAACTCACCCTGGTCTGCGCCCCGGCGCGGCACTTCTCGGGACGCTTCCTGGACCGCAACACCACGCTGTGGGCGTCGTGGGCGATGGTCGGGCCGCGTCATCGCGCCTATTTCGGCGGCGACACCGGCTACACCGCAAGCTTCGCCCGGATCGGCGCCGACCACGGGCCGTTCGACCTGACGCTGCTGCCCATCGGCGCCTACAACCGGGCCTGGCCGGACATCCACATGAACCCCGAGGAAGCGGTGCGGGCCCACCTCGACATGACGGCCGCCGGGTCGGGCCTGTTGGTGCCCGTTCATTGGGGCACCTTCCGCCTCGCCCCGCATCCGTGGGCGGAGCCGGTCGAGCGTCTGCTCGAGGCCGCCGAAGCCGCCGGCGTCGAGGTGGCGGTCCCGGTGCCCGGCGAACGCGTCGGCCCGGCCGGTCGCACGAGCGCCGACGCCTGGTGGCGGCTCTGA
- a CDS encoding glycosyltransferase family 4 protein — protein MDIVFVDAAASAYDPDTPFHRPLGGSQSAACYLSTELVKLGHRVTLASRDAEVKLVRGVHCQPIPVVEDGALRNADCVVHLGGVHARLAELMALCRPQARHVLWTGLAHDQPFVAPLAQPEIRALFHGFAMVSEWQADRFHQAFGLDPARIGILRNAVGPAFAELFADGPILPAKSGPPTLCYTSTPYRGLDRLLDAFALVRTAVPDARLEVYSSMAVYNALMDPFRPLYDAAREAPGVAYHGSVAQPALANALRGAAMLAYPNTFAETSCIAVMEAMAAGCTVVTSDLGALPETGAGFVELMEPLADPHAHAEAFAERVISSLAAREADPDGTEARLRAQVTYTVAENNWTRRAEQWDTWLSMLG, from the coding sequence ATGGACATCGTGTTCGTCGACGCCGCCGCCTCGGCTTACGATCCGGACACCCCGTTCCACCGGCCCCTGGGCGGCTCGCAGTCAGCGGCCTGCTACCTGAGCACCGAACTGGTGAAGCTGGGTCACCGGGTCACGCTGGCCAGTCGTGACGCCGAGGTCAAGCTGGTGCGCGGGGTCCACTGCCAACCGATCCCCGTCGTCGAGGACGGCGCGCTCCGAAACGCAGACTGCGTCGTGCACCTGGGCGGGGTGCATGCCAGGCTCGCCGAACTCATGGCGCTGTGCCGGCCGCAGGCCCGCCACGTCCTGTGGACCGGCCTGGCGCACGACCAGCCGTTCGTCGCCCCCTTGGCGCAGCCCGAGATCCGGGCGCTGTTCCATGGTTTCGCCATGGTCAGCGAGTGGCAGGCCGACCGTTTCCACCAGGCGTTCGGGCTCGATCCCGCACGCATCGGCATCCTGCGCAACGCCGTCGGCCCGGCCTTCGCCGAGTTGTTCGCCGACGGCCCGATCCTGCCGGCCAAATCGGGCCCGCCGACCCTGTGCTACACCAGCACGCCCTACCGGGGGCTGGACCGGCTGCTGGACGCGTTCGCCCTCGTCCGGACCGCGGTGCCGGACGCCCGCCTCGAGGTCTACAGCAGCATGGCCGTCTACAACGCCCTGATGGACCCGTTCCGCCCGCTCTACGACGCGGCCCGCGAGGCACCCGGCGTCGCCTATCACGGCTCGGTCGCCCAGCCGGCACTGGCAAACGCGCTGCGCGGCGCCGCGATGCTGGCCTACCCCAACACCTTCGCCGAAACGTCCTGCATCGCCGTGATGGAAGCGATGGCGGCCGGGTGCACCGTCGTCACCAGCGATCTCGGCGCTTTGCCCGAGACGGGCGCCGGTTTCGTCGAACTGATGGAGCCGCTGGCCGATCCCCACGCCCACGCCGAGGCCTTCGCCGAGCGCGTCATCAGCTCACTGGCCGCGCGCGAGGCCGATCCCGACGGCACCGAGGCCCGCCTGCGGGCTCAGGTCACCTACACGGTCGCCGAGAACAACTGGACCCGGCGCGCCGAGCAGTGGGATACCTGGCTGTCCATGCTGGGCTGA